In Anaerolineales bacterium, a single genomic region encodes these proteins:
- a CDS encoding ABC transporter ATP-binding protein, whose product METSNGKIIDLRQVFKAYDTEAGSVMVLKDINLQVDPGEFVSIVGPSGSGKSTLLNMITGIDAPTDGEIHVAGHEIHGLNENDLARWRGRQVGVVFQFFQLLPTLTVLENVILPMDFCGVYARSEREGRAMHWLQRVGIPEQAHKLPSTLSGGQQQRAAIARALANDPPLVVADEPTGNLDSKTAREVFDLFDALDSEGKTMVVVTHDKALSERAERILHLLDGRIQRDEDVNGGYTR is encoded by the coding sequence ATGGAAACGTCGAACGGCAAGATCATCGATCTGAGGCAGGTCTTCAAGGCCTACGACACCGAGGCCGGCAGCGTGATGGTGCTCAAGGACATCAACCTGCAGGTCGACCCGGGGGAGTTTGTGAGCATCGTCGGGCCTTCGGGCTCGGGCAAGTCGACGTTGCTCAACATGATCACCGGCATCGACGCGCCGACCGACGGGGAGATCCACGTCGCCGGCCACGAGATCCACGGCTTGAACGAGAACGACCTGGCCCGCTGGCGCGGCCGGCAGGTGGGGGTGGTCTTCCAGTTCTTCCAACTGCTGCCGACGCTGACCGTGCTCGAAAATGTGATCCTACCGATGGACTTCTGTGGGGTGTATGCCCGGTCCGAGCGCGAAGGGCGGGCGATGCACTGGCTGCAACGGGTGGGCATCCCTGAGCAAGCCCACAAGCTCCCGAGCACGCTGAGCGGCGGCCAACAGCAGCGGGCAGCCATCGCCCGGGCGCTGGCCAACGACCCGCCGCTGGTCGTGGCCGACGAGCCAACGGGCAATCTGGACTCGAAGACCGCGCGCGAGGTCTTCGACCTGTTCGATGCCCTCGACAGCGAGGGCAAGACCATGGTCGTCGTCACCCACGACAAGGCGCTGAGCGAACGCGCCGAGCGTATCCTGCACCTGCTCGATGGCCGGATCCAGCGCGACGAGGACGTCAATGGGGGCTACACCCGATGA
- a CDS encoding ABC transporter permease: protein MSVIWRKVLRDLWINRLRTLLVVLATTVGVFALGMVFGLSGLMRARMSESHSASRFPNVILYTDRFEQAFVESMRQERGVAAAEGEDYTTIRWRLEGETDWRDGTLQARLDYLDQQVNLFDLIDGVWPGHHAQASPANHVVAVERLSSSYFDIPMGATIEVDAPGRVRSLPIVGVARNTRVFPPQFGGDPVFYTTLETAAWLEGRDAGFTALNLLLESPESAGLDWQDEKEAGTYYTQRVEKQGFTVWYAETFKSDVHWFQSSIDGVLLILSVLGLLSLGLSGFLIANIMNATVTQQVWQIGVMKAVGATRGRVLRVYLVTALFYGVFALIFAIPLAAVAARSLAGMLLDLLNIPVGAMRIIPQAAILQVVMALVVPVTAALIPAYGGSRIRVARALSTYGIGGHFGSSWLDRLVGRVKGLPRPLALSLRNTFRRKTRLALTMITLVLAGLTFMMVMSLKASADRTIDVLLQGLGFDVLMTFDRPISIRRLKEVAEETPGTARAEVWSQMPAELDSLVGEPKQMFIWGVPGDSQLFAPRIVGGRNLQPDDRNAIVLNLDLATDEGIEVGDRIQLAIGEKEVDWEVVGLMLKIGNELTDNFVPYDSLARATQNAGRGWMLMVRSAEDSPQGREQLAKDLKSTFTARHMEPSMVQTADETRAQSEAQFDIIVYLLLAMAILAAGIGAVGLLSTFSINVYERRREIGVMRAIGATSRAVAG, encoded by the coding sequence ATGAGCGTCATCTGGCGCAAGGTGCTGCGCGACCTGTGGATCAACCGCCTGCGCACGCTGCTGGTGGTGTTGGCAACGACCGTCGGCGTGTTCGCCCTGGGGATGGTCTTCGGCCTGTCGGGCCTGATGCGGGCACGCATGTCCGAGTCGCACAGCGCCAGCCGGTTCCCCAACGTCATCCTGTACACCGATCGCTTCGAGCAAGCCTTCGTCGAGTCGATGCGTCAGGAGCGGGGGGTGGCCGCCGCCGAGGGCGAAGACTACACCACCATCCGCTGGCGTTTGGAGGGCGAAACGGACTGGCGCGATGGCACGCTGCAGGCCCGTCTGGACTACCTGGACCAGCAGGTCAATCTGTTCGACCTGATCGACGGTGTGTGGCCGGGGCACCATGCCCAGGCCAGTCCCGCCAACCATGTGGTGGCCGTCGAGCGGTTGTCGTCGAGCTACTTCGACATCCCAATGGGCGCCACCATCGAGGTCGACGCGCCGGGGCGCGTGCGCTCGCTGCCGATCGTGGGCGTGGCGCGCAACACGCGGGTGTTCCCGCCGCAGTTCGGCGGTGACCCGGTCTTCTACACGACGCTGGAGACGGCCGCCTGGCTCGAAGGCCGGGACGCCGGGTTCACCGCCCTGAACTTGCTGCTTGAGTCGCCCGAGAGCGCCGGCCTGGACTGGCAGGATGAGAAGGAAGCCGGGACCTACTATACCCAGCGGGTCGAGAAGCAGGGCTTCACCGTGTGGTACGCCGAGACCTTCAAGTCCGACGTCCACTGGTTCCAGTCCTCGATCGACGGTGTGCTGCTGATCCTGAGCGTGCTGGGGCTGCTGTCTCTGGGGCTGAGCGGATTCCTGATCGCCAACATCATGAACGCTACGGTCACCCAGCAGGTATGGCAGATCGGGGTGATGAAGGCGGTGGGGGCGACCCGGGGACGAGTGCTGCGCGTCTATCTGGTGACGGCGCTCTTCTACGGGGTATTCGCTCTGATCTTCGCCATCCCGCTGGCGGCGGTGGCGGCCAGGAGCCTGGCAGGTATGCTGCTCGACCTGCTTAACATCCCGGTCGGGGCGATGCGCATTATCCCGCAGGCGGCGATCCTGCAGGTGGTGATGGCGCTGGTCGTCCCGGTGACGGCGGCGCTGATCCCCGCCTACGGAGGATCGCGCATCCGCGTCGCCCGGGCGCTCAGCACCTACGGCATCGGCGGCCACTTCGGCTCTAGCTGGCTCGATCGTCTGGTCGGCCGGGTGAAGGGGCTGCCGCGGCCGCTGGCGCTCAGCCTGCGCAACACCTTCCGCCGCAAGACCCGCCTGGCGCTGACGATGATCACCCTGGTCCTGGCCGGGCTGACCTTCATGATGGTGATGAGCCTGAAGGCTTCGGCGGATCGTACGATCGACGTGCTGCTGCAAGGCCTGGGGTTCGATGTGCTGATGACGTTCGATCGGCCGATCAGCATCCGCCGCCTCAAGGAGGTTGCCGAGGAAACCCCGGGCACGGCGCGCGCCGAGGTCTGGTCCCAAATGCCGGCGGAGCTGGACAGCTTGGTGGGCGAGCCCAAGCAGATGTTCATTTGGGGCGTTCCCGGGGACTCGCAGCTGTTTGCGCCGCGGATCGTCGGCGGGCGCAACTTGCAGCCGGATGACCGGAACGCCATCGTGCTCAACCTCGACCTGGCGACGGACGAAGGGATCGAGGTCGGCGATCGTATCCAGCTTGCCATTGGAGAGAAGGAGGTCGACTGGGAGGTCGTCGGGCTGATGCTCAAGATCGGCAACGAGCTGACCGACAACTTCGTTCCCTACGACTCTCTGGCACGGGCGACGCAGAACGCCGGACGGGGATGGATGCTGATGGTGCGCTCGGCCGAAGACAGCCCCCAGGGCCGGGAGCAATTGGCGAAGGATCTCAAGTCAACCTTCACTGCCCGGCACATGGAGCCGTCCATGGTGCAGACTGCTGACGAGACGCGCGCTCAGTCCGAAGCGCAATTCGACATCATCGTCTACCTGCTTCTGGCGATGGCTATCCTGGCGGCCGGAATTGGCGCCGTGGGTCTGCTGAGCACATTCTCGATCAACGTCTACGAACGCCGCCGGGAGATCGGCGTGATGCGCGCCATCGGCGCGACTTCGCGGGCCGTGGCCGG
- a CDS encoding tetratricopeptide repeat protein, with protein MARLELRLLGSPSVGLDGAPVEGFAFQKARALLYFLLKESHQPHAREALVGLLWPDMPEATARTNLRQALANLREAIGDEQAQPPFLSIRRDSLQFNEVSDHWTDVGEFTRLLDACKGHVHRHPDRCRACARRQEQAIHLYRRDFLAGFHLKEADPFEEWAAIQRERLHRRMAGALVRQANFYEATGELEHALSMLGRQLDLDPWMEEAHRERMRLLATVGRRSEALAQYEACRRVLSEELGVAPAPETVRLQAQILDGNLPGPAAAKVEAPRPLPLPAAPLIGRQRELAELADRLEDPGHRLVTLMGGSGVGKSRLALAAAQQVRSSFTGGVAFVPAETLDKAEQIPTAILAALAIDPAGPADPGEQLLEALRDRELLLVLDSLEHLLPAARALLMSLLENARKLSILVTSQERLGLQAEWCYEVEGLEVAPQSPQPGIQHVESVELFLERGRRINRRLGAEGRELADVHRICRLVEGIPLAIELAASAVDTRTCQEIAEGLEADMRSLAGQHHDLPDRHRSLAAALDHSWSLLGEDNRRFLRRLSVFRDGWEADAAAKVADAQPEDLQVLSDKSLIRRDRSGRFGFHALMQQHAQAMLLSADDAHEVQHNHLQYYKGLAEEAGPQLAGPSQVEWLPRLDQEVGNLRQALAWGIAQGETELASLLSLALARYWMIRGTLAEGQQWIESLLNLPQGPSISLRVRLHNRAGILAAMQRHFEQAEAHLLTSVELSRDLGDTQGEVMSLNSLGAMSIERGEYERARSYLESCLPSWRALDNPNGLASTLNNLGAVALLMEDYPAARQRFEESLPLFRDLGDRRMIAGVLYNLGDLSLKEGEIEKARAYLSESLSLRHAIGEVGGVAETLEGFARLAVGDGQAALAAQLFGAAASMRESVGVPHAPVNQGDYDQAVADTRRALGNEAFTQAWSMGSRLTREQVVTLAMNPR; from the coding sequence TTGGCACGTCTCGAACTGCGTCTTCTTGGATCCCCTTCTGTCGGGCTCGACGGTGCGCCTGTTGAGGGCTTCGCCTTTCAGAAGGCTCGGGCTCTGCTGTACTTTCTGCTGAAGGAGAGCCACCAGCCGCATGCACGTGAGGCGCTCGTCGGGCTGTTGTGGCCGGACATGCCCGAGGCCACCGCCCGCACCAACTTGCGCCAGGCGCTTGCCAATCTGCGGGAGGCAATCGGTGACGAACAGGCACAGCCTCCCTTCCTCAGCATCCGTCGCGACTCCCTGCAGTTCAACGAAGTCAGCGACCACTGGACGGACGTTGGCGAATTCACCCGACTGCTGGACGCCTGCAAGGGGCATGTGCACCGGCACCCGGACCGATGCAGGGCTTGTGCGCGCCGGCAGGAACAAGCGATCCACTTGTACCGGCGCGACTTCCTGGCCGGCTTTCATTTGAAAGAAGCGGATCCCTTCGAGGAATGGGCGGCCATCCAGCGGGAACGCCTGCACCGGCGCATGGCTGGCGCCCTGGTGCGGCAGGCGAACTTCTACGAAGCCACGGGCGAACTGGAGCACGCTCTAAGCATGCTCGGCCGGCAGCTCGACCTCGACCCGTGGATGGAAGAGGCCCACCGGGAACGAATGCGCCTGCTGGCAACGGTGGGCCGGCGCAGCGAGGCCCTGGCGCAGTATGAGGCCTGCCGGCGTGTGCTGTCGGAGGAACTGGGTGTGGCGCCGGCGCCCGAAACGGTGCGCCTGCAGGCGCAGATCCTGGACGGCAACCTCCCCGGACCAGCGGCGGCGAAGGTCGAGGCGCCCAGGCCCCTGCCGCTGCCCGCCGCGCCCCTCATCGGCAGGCAGCGGGAGCTCGCCGAGCTTGCCGACCGCCTGGAGGATCCTGGCCATCGGTTGGTGACACTCATGGGAGGCAGCGGGGTGGGCAAGTCGCGCCTTGCGCTGGCGGCGGCCCAGCAGGTTCGCAGCTCATTCACTGGGGGTGTGGCCTTTGTCCCGGCCGAGACGCTGGATAAAGCGGAACAGATCCCGACGGCGATCCTGGCGGCCCTGGCCATCGATCCGGCCGGGCCGGCCGATCCCGGCGAACAGTTGCTGGAGGCCCTAAGGGATCGCGAACTACTGCTGGTGCTCGACAGCCTGGAACACCTGTTGCCTGCTGCTCGAGCTCTGCTGATGTCCTTGCTTGAGAACGCTCGCAAGCTATCCATCCTGGTCACCTCGCAGGAACGACTGGGCCTCCAGGCCGAGTGGTGTTACGAGGTCGAGGGACTGGAGGTTGCTCCCCAGTCGCCCCAGCCGGGGATCCAGCATGTCGAGTCCGTCGAGTTGTTCCTCGAGCGCGGCCGGCGCATCAACCGCCGCCTCGGTGCGGAGGGCCGGGAGCTGGCGGACGTGCATCGAATTTGCCGCCTGGTGGAGGGGATCCCCCTGGCCATCGAACTAGCCGCTTCGGCGGTGGACACCCGTACCTGTCAGGAGATCGCCGAAGGGCTGGAGGCTGACATGCGCAGCCTGGCGGGGCAGCATCATGATCTGCCGGACCGGCACCGCAGCCTGGCAGCGGCTCTTGACCATTCATGGAGCCTGTTGGGGGAGGACAATCGCCGGTTCTTGCGGCGCCTCTCAGTTTTTCGCGACGGCTGGGAGGCAGACGCTGCCGCCAAAGTTGCCGATGCACAGCCGGAAGACCTACAGGTGCTAAGCGACAAGTCACTGATCCGACGGGACCGCTCAGGCCGGTTTGGCTTTCATGCCCTGATGCAGCAGCATGCGCAGGCGATGCTGCTGTCCGCCGACGACGCCCACGAGGTCCAGCACAATCACCTCCAGTACTACAAGGGCCTGGCCGAAGAAGCCGGGCCGCAGCTGGCGGGGCCGTCGCAAGTTGAGTGGCTGCCGCGGCTCGATCAAGAGGTCGGCAACCTCCGCCAGGCCCTGGCCTGGGGGATCGCACAGGGGGAGACGGAGCTGGCCTCCTTGCTGTCCCTGGCGCTGGCGCGCTACTGGATGATCCGCGGCACCCTGGCCGAGGGGCAGCAGTGGATCGAGAGCCTGCTGAACCTGCCCCAGGGCCCATCGATCTCGCTGCGGGTGCGGCTGCACAACCGGGCCGGGATCCTGGCGGCGATGCAGCGGCACTTTGAGCAGGCCGAGGCGCATCTGCTGACCAGCGTCGAGCTCAGCCGTGATCTGGGCGATACCCAGGGCGAGGTGATGTCGCTCAACAGCCTGGGGGCGATGTCGATCGAGCGCGGGGAGTACGAGCGCGCCCGCAGCTACCTAGAATCCTGCCTGCCTTCTTGGAGGGCGCTGGACAACCCGAATGGACTGGCCTCGACGCTCAACAACCTGGGCGCCGTGGCGCTGCTGATGGAAGACTATCCGGCGGCGCGACAGCGATTCGAGGAGAGTCTGCCGCTCTTCCGCGACCTGGGCGATCGTCGAATGATCGCCGGGGTGCTGTACAACCTCGGGGACCTGAGCCTGAAGGAAGGGGAGATCGAAAAGGCACGCGCCTACTTGAGCGAGAGCCTCAGCCTGCGCCACGCGATTGGAGAGGTCGGCGGCGTGGCGGAGACGCTGGAAGGGTTTGCCCGCTTAGCGGTCGGGGATGGCCAGGCGGCTCTTGCGGCGCAGCTCTTCGGGGCAGCGGCCTCGATGCGAGAATCCGTGGGGGTGCCCCACGCGCCCGTCAACCAGGGCGACTATGACCAGGCCGTGGCCGATACCCGGCGCGCACTCGGCAATGAGGCCTTCACCCAGGCGTGGTCGATGGGAAGTCGCCTCACCAGAGAGCAGGTGGTCACGCTGGCAATGAACCCCCGGTGA
- a CDS encoding GNAT family N-acetyltransferase has translation MPPGRPGAHPLGIEIVPLPPAARLQATEVLTRAFMHDPSYRRIFPEEDRRRSMTGLWQARLTTCLRYGQVLTTPGRAGVSCWLSPGNTDLTCWKILRTGVALPPAVVRFQPEPRWRFMDMVNATDRLRLQQMRLPHWYLWALGADLGRQRHGIGIALLEPILERAVRDGTPCYLETETEANPSFYPRRGFEDEIARLQLWSMARPPRPGSETGSGVA, from the coding sequence ATGCCGCCAGGCAGGCCAGGGGCCCATCCCCTCGGAATAGAGATCGTTCCCTTGCCACCGGCTGCCCGCCTCCAGGCCACCGAGGTTCTGACCCGGGCCTTCATGCACGATCCCTCCTATCGCCGCATCTTCCCAGAGGAAGATCGCCGCAGGTCCATGACCGGGCTGTGGCAGGCGCGGTTGACCACTTGCCTGCGCTATGGCCAGGTGCTCACCACCCCCGGTCGGGCGGGCGTTTCGTGCTGGCTCTCCCCAGGAAACACGGATCTGACCTGCTGGAAGATCTTGCGGACGGGGGTGGCCCTGCCCCCGGCAGTAGTCCGCTTCCAGCCCGAACCTCGCTGGCGGTTCATGGACATGGTCAATGCCACAGATCGGCTACGCCTGCAGCAGATGCGCCTGCCTCACTGGTACCTGTGGGCGCTCGGTGCCGACCTGGGGCGGCAGCGGCATGGCATCGGCATCGCGCTGCTCGAACCCATCCTCGAGCGGGCGGTTCGGGACGGCACACCATGCTACCTGGAGACGGAGACCGAGGCCAACCCTAGCTTCTACCCCCGGCGAGGCTTCGAGGACGAGATCGCCCGGCTGCAGCTGTGGTCGATGGCGCGCCCGCCGCGCCCGGGAAGCGAGACCGGCAGCGGCGTCGCCTGA